The Pseudomonas asiatica genome has a segment encoding these proteins:
- a CDS encoding sensor histidine kinase has product MQMLDNEVPDKASTTASGVAVPLREFNLLRWFSVISLLIIASVAGGLGYVSTRFVVRDSVERDAMLTAQFIQAMAQAEVRHSQLPPGTTMGELLDPRLDQQHLQFTPDLAESTRVEFLDHVEHLPDTLLANVYARDRTIVWSTNRELIGKRIEADGDLDRAFRSRKAVSASYHQADDDREEQKFQREPRYLFIENYIPLFDSQGEQVLAMVEIYKEPQDLVRRIQRGYVLIWASTLVGGALVYFGLFWIVRRAAQLLHLQQDRLVASETYVALGEMSSAVAHSLRNPLANIRSSAELAQEIANPAAQKNITDIISQVDRMSRWVRDLLVSLRPTSDDAEAVDLVTAIEDTHLAFAQQIERNGVRFCYEGPGAQWVASQPLQLTQILNTLFSNALEAMPEGGMLRAQVNVQDGQRAEFVLSDTGKGMSQQQERMVFKPFYTTKQGGLGVGLALVKRIMERFGGSVSLSSREEEGTRVSLTFNIAAGGDHGAQHPGSRG; this is encoded by the coding sequence ATGCAGATGCTGGATAATGAAGTGCCAGACAAGGCCAGTACTACCGCCAGCGGTGTGGCCGTGCCATTGCGCGAATTCAACCTGCTGCGCTGGTTCTCGGTCATCAGCCTGCTGATCATCGCCTCGGTGGCAGGCGGGCTGGGTTATGTGTCGACGCGTTTCGTGGTGCGCGACAGCGTCGAGCGCGATGCCATGCTCACCGCCCAGTTCATCCAGGCCATGGCCCAGGCCGAAGTGCGCCATTCGCAGTTGCCGCCGGGCACCACCATGGGCGAGTTGCTTGATCCGCGCCTGGACCAGCAGCACCTGCAGTTCACCCCGGACCTGGCTGAATCTACCCGGGTCGAGTTCCTCGACCATGTCGAGCACCTGCCGGACACCTTGCTGGCCAATGTCTATGCACGCGACCGCACCATCGTCTGGTCGACCAACCGGGAGCTGATCGGCAAGCGCATCGAGGCCGATGGCGACCTCGACCGCGCCTTCCGCTCGCGCAAGGCGGTGTCGGCCAGCTACCACCAGGCCGACGATGACCGCGAAGAGCAGAAGTTCCAGCGTGAGCCGCGTTACCTGTTCATCGAGAACTACATCCCGCTGTTCGACAGCCAGGGCGAGCAGGTGCTGGCGATGGTGGAGATCTACAAGGAGCCGCAAGACCTGGTGCGGCGCATCCAGCGCGGCTACGTGCTGATCTGGGCCTCGACCCTGGTGGGCGGGGCGCTGGTCTACTTCGGCCTGTTCTGGATCGTGCGCCGCGCGGCGCAGCTATTGCATTTGCAGCAGGATCGGCTGGTGGCCAGTGAAACCTATGTGGCCCTGGGCGAGATGTCCTCGGCGGTGGCGCATAGCTTGCGCAACCCGCTGGCCAACATCCGCTCCAGCGCCGAACTGGCCCAGGAAATCGCCAACCCCGCAGCACAGAAGAACATCACCGACATCATCAGCCAGGTCGACCGCATGTCGCGCTGGGTGCGTGACTTGCTGGTGTCGCTGCGCCCGACCAGTGACGACGCCGAGGCCGTGGACCTGGTGACGGCCATCGAGGACACCCACCTGGCCTTCGCCCAGCAGATCGAACGCAACGGCGTGCGCTTCTGCTACGAAGGCCCCGGGGCACAATGGGTGGCCAGCCAGCCGCTACAACTCACGCAAATTCTCAACACCCTGTTCTCCAATGCCCTGGAAGCCATGCCCGAAGGCGGCATGCTGCGTGCCCAGGTCAATGTGCAGGATGGGCAGCGTGCCGAGTTCGTCCTCAGCGATACCGGCAAGGGCATGAGCCAACAGCAGGAACGGATGGTGTTCAAGCCGTTCTACACCACCAAGCAGGGCGGCCTCGGCGTAGGCCTGGCCCTGGTCAAACGCATCATGGAACGTTTTGGCGGCTCGGTCAGCCTGAGCAGCCGCGAAGAGGAAGGAACCCGCGTCAGCCTCACATTCAATATCGCAGCGGGAGGGGACCATGGAGCACAGCATCCTGGTAGTCGAGGATGA
- a CDS encoding sigma-54-dependent transcriptional regulator codes for MEHSILVVEDDEILADNIRTYLSLKGFEVTVCHSAELALEQIKRGQPDAVLTDNSLPGMSGHDLLRTLVAQVPDLKVIMMTGYGNVEDAVQAMKEGAFHYLTKPVVLAELKLTLDKALAAERMERTLSFYQEREAQKSGLQALIGESPTMLTLKHTLRQVLDAERRMASDDLPPVLIEGETGTGKELVARALHFDGSRSKGPFIEFNCASIPANLLEAELFGHEKGAFTDAKERRVGLVEAADGGTLFLDEIGEMDLVLQAKLLKLLEDRSIRRIGAVKERKVDLRVISATNCNLEQMVQQGKFRRDLFFRLRIIALKVPRLYARGQDVLLLARHFLAHHGRRYGKPNLRFSAEAENLMLGYSWPGNVRELRNMLEQTVLLAPNEVVQAHQLNLCMTLIDEPLVQQAAPAVFEMPRHEPEPGTSLPDMERDLVCKTLDRTDWNVTKSARMLGLSRDMLRYRIEKLGLTRPDKRQW; via the coding sequence ATGGAGCACAGCATCCTGGTAGTCGAGGATGATGAAATTCTCGCCGACAATATTCGCACCTACCTCAGCCTCAAGGGCTTCGAGGTCACCGTGTGCCACAGCGCGGAACTGGCGCTGGAGCAGATCAAGCGGGGCCAGCCCGATGCGGTGCTGACCGACAACTCGCTGCCGGGCATGAGCGGGCACGACCTGCTGCGTACCTTGGTGGCGCAGGTGCCGGACCTGAAAGTGATCATGATGACCGGCTACGGCAATGTCGAAGATGCCGTGCAGGCAATGAAGGAGGGCGCCTTCCATTACCTGACCAAGCCGGTGGTGCTGGCCGAGCTCAAGCTGACCCTGGACAAGGCACTGGCTGCCGAACGCATGGAGCGCACGTTGTCGTTCTACCAGGAGCGCGAGGCGCAGAAGTCCGGGTTGCAGGCGTTGATCGGCGAATCACCGACGATGCTCACCCTCAAGCACACCCTGCGCCAGGTGCTGGATGCCGAGCGGCGCATGGCCAGTGACGACTTGCCACCGGTGCTGATCGAAGGCGAGACCGGTACCGGCAAGGAGCTGGTGGCCCGCGCCCTGCATTTCGATGGTTCGCGCAGCAAGGGGCCGTTCATCGAATTCAACTGTGCCTCGATCCCGGCCAACCTGCTGGAGGCCGAGCTGTTCGGCCACGAGAAGGGCGCCTTTACCGATGCCAAGGAGCGCCGGGTGGGCCTGGTGGAGGCTGCCGATGGCGGCACCTTGTTCCTCGACGAGATTGGCGAGATGGACCTGGTGCTGCAGGCCAAGCTGCTCAAGTTGCTGGAAGACCGCAGTATCCGCCGCATCGGCGCGGTGAAGGAGCGCAAGGTCGACCTGCGGGTGATCAGCGCTACCAACTGCAACCTGGAGCAGATGGTGCAGCAGGGCAAGTTCCGCCGCGACCTGTTCTTCCGCCTGCGCATCATCGCCCTGAAGGTCCCGCGCCTGTATGCCCGCGGGCAGGACGTATTGCTGCTGGCGCGGCATTTCCTGGCCCATCATGGCCGGCGTTATGGCAAGCCGAACCTGCGCTTTTCCGCCGAGGCGGAAAACCTGATGCTCGGTTACAGCTGGCCAGGCAATGTGCGCGAACTGCGCAACATGCTGGAGCAGACCGTGCTGCTGGCACCGAACGAGGTGGTGCAGGCGCATCAGCTCAACCTGTGCATGACCCTGATCGACGAGCCGCTGGTGCAACAGGCGGCGCCTGCGGTGTTCGAAATGCCTCGGCACGAACCCGAGCCCGGCACCAGCCTGCCGGACATGGAGCGCGACCTGGTGTGCAAGACCCTGGACCGCACGGACTGGAACGTGACCAAGTCGGCGCGCATGCTCGGGCTGTCGCGGGACATGCTGCGTTACCGGATCGAGAAACTGGGGCTGACCAGGCCGGACAAGCGCCAGTGGTGA
- a CDS encoding lytic transglycosylase domain-containing protein, translating to MRGLILGLIWLVAGAAQADVYISIDAKGSYILTNVHRPGRLYETVISEPKAQAGPANAQLITGRPYAKLVAAAARTHDVPPALLHAVIKAESGYNPKARSPAGAVGLMQLMPDTAREMGVENRLDPEDNVQGGARYLKRMLNLFDNDITLAVAAYNAGPEAVLRRGAVPPFAETRRYVPNVLREYRRLQGLTGD from the coding sequence ATGCGTGGACTCATTCTCGGTTTGATCTGGCTGGTGGCAGGTGCTGCCCAGGCCGATGTGTACATTTCCATCGACGCCAAAGGCAGCTACATACTGACCAACGTCCATCGACCCGGGCGCCTCTATGAAACGGTGATCAGCGAGCCGAAGGCCCAGGCCGGCCCGGCCAACGCGCAGCTCATCACCGGCCGCCCCTACGCCAAGCTGGTCGCCGCCGCGGCGCGTACCCACGACGTCCCCCCGGCGTTGCTGCATGCGGTGATCAAGGCCGAGTCCGGCTACAACCCCAAGGCCCGTTCACCGGCGGGCGCCGTGGGGCTGATGCAACTGATGCCGGATACCGCCCGCGAGATGGGCGTGGAAAACCGCCTGGACCCGGAAGACAACGTGCAGGGCGGGGCCCGCTACCTCAAGCGCATGCTCAACTTGTTCGACAATGACATCACCCTGGCCGTGGCGGCCTACAACGCCGGCCCCGAAGCTGTGTTGCGCCGTGGTGCGGTACCGCCGTTTGCCGAGACCCGGCGCTATGTACCGAATGTGCTGCGGGAGTACCGCCGGTTGCAGGGGTTGACGGGTGATTAG
- a CDS encoding HAMP domain-containing sensor histidine kinase has product MDIAPRSDAIEVPAGNELATPRKPFNLLRWYAWVSLAIILSVAVGLGLISSRFIIDESIERDALLTAQFITSIADAEVRHVSIPNVRTMGELLDPRIDRANLLDVDPDARRRARGEFLDHIAHLPDMLLANIYAPDRTVIWSSNPALVGKLIEGDQDLEQAFEYKMRVSASYHNFEQARAEQKFVIPPEQLFIENYIPLFDADGEQVTAMVEIYKEPHDLIVRIEHGLILIWLAITVGAGLVYVGLYGIMHRAARLLSVQQKRLISNETYVALGEVSSAVAHSLRNPLASIRSSAELAQAFDDGPAQRNVNDIISQVDRMSQWIRQMLQSLRPLNDEAVAVDLPLALQESLQTYAVLLARGGVSLDLQPLPAVQVLGHPVLLRQIFSSLIANALESMEQGGRLRVEVVRHDRRNLTLRLSDNGKGMNEERQRMAFRPFFTTKQGGLGVGLVLVKRIMERFGGSVRLSSSEGHGTRVSLSFRLIESS; this is encoded by the coding sequence ATGGACATCGCCCCTCGTTCCGACGCTATTGAAGTACCCGCCGGTAACGAACTGGCCACCCCACGCAAGCCGTTCAACCTGCTGCGCTGGTACGCCTGGGTCAGCCTGGCCATCATCCTCTCGGTAGCGGTCGGGCTGGGGTTGATTTCCAGCCGTTTCATCATTGACGAGAGCATCGAGCGCGATGCCTTGCTCACCGCGCAATTCATTACCTCCATCGCCGATGCCGAAGTGCGCCATGTGTCGATCCCCAATGTGCGCACCATGGGTGAACTGCTCGACCCGCGCATCGACCGCGCCAACCTGCTCGATGTCGACCCGGACGCCCGGCGCAGGGCGCGTGGCGAGTTCCTCGACCACATCGCCCACCTGCCCGACATGCTGCTGGCCAACATCTATGCCCCGGACCGTACGGTGATCTGGTCCAGCAACCCGGCGCTGGTCGGCAAGCTGATCGAAGGCGACCAGGACCTGGAGCAGGCCTTCGAATACAAGATGCGAGTCTCGGCCAGCTACCACAACTTCGAACAGGCCCGCGCCGAGCAGAAGTTCGTCATCCCACCCGAGCAGTTGTTCATCGAGAACTACATTCCGCTGTTCGATGCCGATGGCGAGCAGGTCACGGCGATGGTCGAGATCTACAAGGAGCCCCATGACCTGATCGTGCGCATCGAGCATGGCCTGATCCTGATCTGGCTGGCGATCACCGTCGGTGCCGGGCTGGTCTACGTCGGCCTGTACGGCATCATGCACCGCGCCGCGCGCCTGCTGTCGGTGCAGCAGAAACGGCTGATCAGCAACGAAACCTACGTGGCACTGGGCGAGGTGTCCTCGGCGGTAGCCCACAGCCTGCGCAACCCGCTTGCCAGCATCCGTTCCAGTGCCGAGCTGGCCCAGGCGTTCGACGACGGCCCGGCGCAGCGCAATGTCAACGACATCATCAGCCAGGTCGACCGCATGTCGCAGTGGATCCGCCAGATGTTGCAGTCATTGCGCCCGCTCAACGATGAGGCAGTGGCGGTGGATTTGCCGCTGGCATTGCAGGAAAGCCTGCAGACCTACGCGGTGCTGCTGGCGCGTGGCGGCGTGAGCCTGGACCTGCAACCGTTACCGGCGGTGCAGGTGCTGGGGCACCCGGTGTTACTGCGGCAGATTTTCAGCAGCCTGATCGCCAACGCCCTGGAGTCGATGGAGCAGGGTGGGCGGTTGCGTGTCGAGGTGGTGCGCCATGACCGTCGTAACCTGACCCTGCGCCTGTCCGACAACGGCAAAGGCATGAACGAAGAGCGGCAGCGCATGGCCTTCCGGCCTTTCTTCACCACCAAGCAGGGTGGGTTGGGTGTGGGCCTGGTGTTGGTGAAACGCATCATGGAACGCTTCGGTGGCAGCGTCCGGCTCAGCAGCAGTGAAGGCCATGGCACCCGGGTTTCGTTGAGTTTCCGGCTGATCGAGTCCTCATGA
- the gspG gene encoding type II secretion system major pseudopilin GspG, translating into MQRRTNPQRGFTLLELLVVLVVLGLLAGIVAPKYFSQLGRSEAKVARAQIEGLSKALDLYRLEVGHYPSSEQGLQALVIAPSGEARWTGPYLQKAVPQDPWGRPYIYRQPGENGGEYDLLSMGKDGQPGGDGENAEITSWQ; encoded by the coding sequence ATGCAGCGCAGAACCAACCCTCAACGTGGCTTCACCCTGCTTGAACTCCTGGTGGTGCTGGTGGTGCTCGGCCTGTTGGCCGGTATCGTCGCGCCCAAGTACTTCAGCCAGCTAGGCCGCTCCGAGGCCAAGGTGGCGCGGGCGCAGATAGAGGGGCTGAGCAAGGCCCTGGACCTGTACCGCCTCGAAGTCGGCCACTACCCCAGCAGTGAGCAAGGCCTGCAGGCCCTGGTGATCGCCCCCAGTGGCGAAGCGCGCTGGACCGGCCCGTACCTGCAGAAGGCCGTGCCGCAAGACCCGTGGGGCCGCCCGTACATCTACCGGCAACCTGGCGAGAACGGCGGCGAGTACGACCTGCTGTCGATGGGCAAGGACGGCCAGCCCGGTGGCGACGGGGAAAACGCCGAAATCACCAGTTGGCAGTAG